From Pseudoxanthomonas sp. YR558, the proteins below share one genomic window:
- a CDS encoding hotdog fold domain-containing protein, producing MSADVLKIYRSLSRKPLGHWLFSRLICFKAPYFGSIGPRMVRLEPGRGEATIRHRRSVTNHLGTVHAIALCNLAEFVGGLTTDVSIPRSMRWIPKGMTVEYLKKAVGTMHAVATPAFEPRESAEGYDLPMDVVVSNPQGEPVFRARIGMWVSPRPQKDG from the coding sequence ATGAGCGCCGACGTCCTGAAGATCTACCGCAGCCTGAGCCGCAAACCCCTCGGCCATTGGCTGTTCTCGCGCCTGATCTGCTTCAAGGCGCCCTACTTCGGCAGCATCGGCCCACGCATGGTGCGGCTGGAGCCCGGCCGCGGCGAAGCGACCATCCGCCATCGCCGTTCGGTCACCAACCACCTGGGTACCGTGCATGCGATCGCGCTGTGCAACCTGGCCGAATTCGTCGGTGGCCTCACCACCGACGTCAGCATCCCGCGTTCGATGCGCTGGATCCCCAAGGGCATGACCGTCGAATACCTGAAGAAGGCGGTGGGCACGATGCATGCGGTCGCCACGCCGGCGTTCGAACCGCGGGAATCGGCCGAGGGTTACGACCTGCCGATGGACGTGGTGGTCAGCAATCCGCAGGGCGAACCGGTGTTCCGTGCGCGGATCGGCATGTGGGTGTCGCCGCGTCCGCAGAAGGACGGCTGA
- a CDS encoding DUF1304 domain-containing protein, with product MDVIAAVLVVLVAVLHAWFLVLEMFLWTKPAGLKTFRNTPEKAETTRVLAANQGLYNGFLAAGLLWGLFTAQWNVVVFFLLCVVVAALYGAWSVSRRIFYVQGLPAIAALAAVLFL from the coding sequence ATGGACGTGATCGCTGCGGTGTTGGTGGTGCTGGTGGCGGTGTTGCACGCTTGGTTCCTGGTGCTGGAAATGTTCCTCTGGACCAAGCCCGCCGGTCTGAAGACCTTCCGCAACACGCCGGAGAAGGCCGAGACCACCCGCGTGCTGGCGGCCAACCAAGGGCTCTACAACGGCTTCCTCGCCGCCGGCCTGCTGTGGGGGCTGTTCACCGCGCAATGGAACGTGGTGGTCTTCTTCCTGCTGTGCGTGGTCGTCGCGGCGCTCTACGGCGCATGGAGCGTCAGCCGACGCATCTTCTATGTGCAGGGCCTGCCCGCGATCGCGGCATTGGCGGCGGTGTTGTTCCTCTAG
- a CDS encoding MFS transporter, with translation MDPSSSATTRFGRFRTAMSESPPLLWAFVYFFCLLSGYYVLRPVREAMAASSDIEAVFPPALIAFFADRGVALGEFTLQFIFSAVFLIMLVLQPVYGWLVSRFPRRVFLPVIYGFFIATLLVFYAMFDSGIAGRGLAFILWITVFNLFAVAIFWSFMADVFTNAEARKFYGYIGAAGTMGAFLGPVLTKTLVVRVGIPNMMLVSAFLFSVCVFCIVKLRTWAVAREAMRKQVSGEIPMGGEVLAGLKLIAREPLLRWLAAMVVMGVGVGTLLYNEQNAIARTMFSSAEQRADYFATLDLAVNSLTLVVQLLLTRFLLSRFGIAPALLIPGCAIIIGFSILAASPLPMMIAIVQVVTRASEFSLAKPARETIYTRVGREWRYKAGAAIDTVIYRGGDLSFVWLHKFLSAFGSNVVFGAGLLVASAMTFSAWRLLREESRLPSERATSDTSQAAKAS, from the coding sequence ATGGACCCGTCTTCCTCCGCGACCACCCGGTTCGGCCGGTTCCGCACGGCGATGTCCGAATCGCCGCCGTTGCTATGGGCTTTCGTCTACTTCTTCTGCCTGCTGTCGGGCTATTACGTGCTGCGGCCGGTGCGCGAGGCGATGGCGGCGTCGAGCGATATCGAGGCCGTCTTCCCGCCCGCCCTGATCGCCTTCTTCGCAGACCGGGGCGTCGCGCTCGGCGAGTTCACCCTGCAGTTCATTTTCAGCGCCGTGTTCCTGATCATGCTGGTGCTGCAGCCGGTGTACGGATGGTTGGTCAGCCGCTTCCCGCGGCGGGTCTTCCTGCCGGTCATCTACGGCTTCTTCATCGCCACGCTGCTGGTGTTCTACGCGATGTTCGACAGCGGCATCGCGGGTCGCGGATTGGCCTTCATCCTGTGGATCACGGTGTTCAACCTGTTCGCCGTCGCCATCTTCTGGAGTTTCATGGCCGACGTGTTCACCAACGCCGAGGCGCGCAAGTTCTACGGCTACATCGGTGCGGCCGGCACGATGGGGGCGTTCCTGGGCCCCGTGCTGACCAAGACCCTGGTGGTGCGGGTGGGCATCCCCAACATGATGCTGGTGTCGGCCTTCCTGTTCTCGGTCTGCGTGTTCTGCATCGTCAAGCTCCGGACGTGGGCCGTCGCCCGCGAGGCGATGCGCAAGCAGGTCAGCGGCGAGATCCCCATGGGCGGCGAAGTGCTGGCGGGCTTGAAGCTCATCGCGCGCGAGCCGCTGCTGCGCTGGCTGGCGGCGATGGTGGTCATGGGGGTCGGCGTGGGCACGCTGCTCTACAACGAGCAGAACGCCATCGCCCGCACCATGTTCAGTTCGGCCGAGCAGCGCGCCGACTACTTCGCAACGCTCGATCTCGCAGTGAATTCGCTGACCCTCGTGGTGCAGCTGCTGCTGACGCGCTTCCTGCTGTCGCGCTTCGGCATCGCGCCGGCGCTGCTGATCCCCGGCTGCGCGATCATCATCGGGTTCTCGATCCTGGCGGCCTCGCCGCTGCCCATGATGATCGCCATCGTCCAGGTGGTCACCCGCGCCAGCGAGTTCTCGCTGGCCAAGCCGGCGCGCGAAACCATCTACACGCGGGTCGGCCGCGAGTGGCGCTACAAGGCGGGGGCGGCGATCGACACCGTCATCTATCGCGGCGGCGACCTGAGCTTCGTCTGGCTGCACAAGTTCCTGTCCGCGTTCGGTTCGAACGTCGTGTTCGGCGCCGGCCTGCTGGTCGCCAGCGCGATGACGTTCAGTGCGTGGCGGTTGTTGCGCGAAGAGTCCAGGTTGCCCTCGGAACGTGCGACGAGCGACACATCGCAGGCCGCGAAGGCCTCCTGA
- a CDS encoding choline dehydrogenase yields the protein MYDYIIVGAGSAGCVLAHRLSEDPACRVLLLEAGPRDWHPFIHMPAGLAKLVGQKGVNWSYDTAPEPHLDNRRLWWPRGKVLGGSSSINAMCYIRGVPQDYDDWSDAGAQGWDWASVLPYFRRSERNGRGGDALHGADGPLYVSDLRYTNPLSAAFIEAGAQAGYARNADFNGPAQEGFGLYQVTQKNGARCSSAVAYLDPARDRQNLDIVTGALVRRVLLEKGRAIGVAYARGGHEVVVRCEGEVLLSGGAINSPQLLMLSGVGPADHLASHGITARHSLPGVGRNLQDHLDICTLQHSTQRVTYDRTSELKTAFDYFLRGHRGPGSSNIAEAGAFVRSPLAPDNRPDIQMHFVPAMLDDHGRHRLEGDGYTAHACFLRPRSRGRILLASADPRADARIEANYLGDPEGFDLKMMIECAKLSRELFAQPAFDAYRGAPIHPSRSDLSDAELVAFIRAKAETVYHPVGSCRMGTDEDAVVDPTLRVRGLEGLRVIDASVMPTLIGGNTNAPTIMIAEKAADMIRQR from the coding sequence GTGTACGACTACATCATCGTGGGCGCCGGTTCCGCCGGCTGCGTGCTGGCCCACCGCCTGAGCGAAGACCCCGCCTGCCGCGTGCTGTTGCTCGAAGCCGGCCCGCGCGACTGGCACCCCTTCATCCACATGCCCGCCGGCCTGGCCAAGCTGGTCGGTCAGAAGGGCGTGAACTGGAGCTACGACACCGCGCCCGAACCGCACCTGGACAATCGCCGTCTGTGGTGGCCGCGCGGCAAGGTGCTGGGCGGCTCCAGTTCGATCAATGCCATGTGCTACATCCGCGGCGTGCCGCAGGATTACGACGACTGGTCCGACGCCGGCGCGCAGGGTTGGGATTGGGCCAGCGTGCTGCCGTACTTCCGCCGCTCGGAAAGGAACGGACGCGGCGGCGACGCACTGCATGGCGCCGACGGCCCGCTGTACGTCTCCGACCTGCGCTACACCAATCCGCTGTCGGCCGCCTTCATCGAGGCCGGTGCTCAGGCCGGCTACGCGCGCAATGCCGACTTCAACGGTCCGGCCCAGGAAGGGTTCGGCCTCTACCAGGTCACCCAGAAGAACGGCGCACGGTGTTCCTCGGCCGTGGCTTACCTGGACCCGGCGCGCGACCGACAGAACCTCGACATCGTCACCGGCGCGCTCGTCCGCCGCGTGTTGCTGGAGAAGGGACGCGCGATCGGCGTCGCGTATGCCCGCGGCGGGCACGAGGTCGTCGTGCGCTGCGAAGGCGAAGTGCTGCTGAGCGGCGGAGCGATCAACTCGCCGCAATTGCTGATGCTGTCCGGCGTCGGCCCCGCCGACCACCTGGCGTCGCATGGCATCACCGCACGGCATTCCCTGCCCGGCGTGGGCCGGAACCTGCAGGACCATTTGGACATCTGCACGCTGCAGCACAGTACACAACGCGTGACCTATGACCGCACCAGCGAGCTGAAGACCGCGTTCGATTATTTCCTGCGCGGGCATCGCGGCCCGGGCAGCAGCAACATCGCCGAGGCCGGCGCGTTCGTCCGTTCGCCGCTGGCGCCGGACAACCGGCCCGACATCCAGATGCATTTCGTGCCGGCCATGCTGGACGACCATGGCCGCCACCGGCTCGAGGGCGATGGCTACACCGCGCATGCCTGCTTCCTGCGCCCCCGCAGCCGCGGCCGCATTCTGCTGGCCAGCGCGGACCCGCGTGCGGATGCGCGCATCGAAGCGAACTACCTGGGCGACCCGGAAGGGTTCGACCTGAAGATGATGATCGAGTGCGCGAAGCTCTCCCGCGAACTGTTCGCGCAACCTGCTTTCGATGCCTATCGCGGTGCACCGATCCATCCCTCCCGCAGCGACCTCTCCGACGCCGAACTGGTGGCCTTCATCCGCGCCAAGGCGGAGACGGTCTACCACCCGGTCGGCAGTTGCAGGATGGGCACGGACGAGGACGCGGTGGTGGACCCCACGCTACGCGTCCGTGGCCTGGAAGGCCTGCGCGTCATCGATGCCTCGGTGATGCCCACGCTGATCGGCGGCAACACCAACGCGCCCACCATCATGATCGCGGAGAAAGCGGCGGACATGATCCGCCAGCGCTGA
- a CDS encoding tetratricopeptide repeat protein: MRRTVPSSIVQRLLIGSLIVLLAALAVVRSWYGTRLDSFTVDEPWHIVAGTVYVRGGDRHLNPEHPPLAKLWVGQWMPTDFRVGPEPGLREKAQEREWVEQTMFEENDPERTQQRARMAMWSLNAMLLVVLGLLLWRAAGIAWAVGTLAFLALEPTVGAHLPVVMTDGLLALTLSLVIVAAGVLAATWQWRWVAVFGITVGLALGAKHSALAGLMGVGGVLVVAAGMGIRTNGWREGLRRCAKLLAAILLGVALLWAQYGFRFHADSSGGDAFNLSMDAKVAEVTKPALRGVIAFSDELHLLPRAYLWGLADTVRTGIEGRGGALHLVWGKVFEGRTPWFTWPAILAAKIPLALTALALLGVVLALRAPLAPAPRWMLAALAAGSVLHFAALAVSPQAWGGVRHATPLLAAAAVLGGGAVAEAWRRRSRLLMGVVAALFVAAFAMTIREPRLWEYHNELVGGTTGGYRAFRNEGVDLGQRFGEIRDFHRRVIAATGEPVYPDYWVMERQWRAAHLEYHRFVEDLDDTNAAGVWEGWFVYTVVDELPWPQFEWDPAKVFKDMDKVAQLGYVGIWRGRLTRPETRASGIGVKVMEYLYEENGQDYALVARRLEEVAVIRPQNVGVGVELGNAYLRLGRGDDALRAYRRLLEQTRVKLDRKVERQLRDQVARIQAGEDPTKIPPMRNPWME; the protein is encoded by the coding sequence ATGCGTCGTACGGTCCCGTCCTCGATCGTCCAGCGGCTGTTGATCGGTAGCCTCATCGTCCTGCTCGCGGCGCTGGCCGTCGTGCGCTCGTGGTACGGCACACGCCTGGACAGCTTCACCGTCGACGAGCCTTGGCACATCGTCGCCGGCACGGTTTACGTGCGCGGTGGCGACCGGCACCTCAATCCCGAACATCCACCGCTGGCCAAGCTTTGGGTCGGCCAGTGGATGCCGACGGATTTCCGTGTCGGTCCCGAGCCGGGCCTGCGCGAAAAGGCGCAGGAGCGCGAGTGGGTCGAACAGACGATGTTCGAAGAGAACGATCCCGAACGCACGCAGCAACGGGCCCGGATGGCGATGTGGAGCTTGAACGCCATGCTCCTCGTCGTGCTCGGCCTGCTGCTGTGGCGTGCCGCCGGTATCGCATGGGCCGTCGGTACGCTCGCGTTCCTCGCGCTGGAGCCCACCGTCGGCGCGCATCTGCCCGTCGTCATGACCGACGGACTCCTCGCCTTGACGCTCTCGCTCGTCATCGTGGCCGCGGGGGTGCTGGCGGCGACCTGGCAATGGCGATGGGTCGCCGTCTTCGGCATCACCGTCGGATTGGCGCTGGGCGCGAAGCACTCGGCGCTGGCCGGGCTGATGGGCGTCGGCGGCGTGCTCGTCGTGGCGGCGGGTATGGGCATCCGAACGAATGGCTGGCGCGAGGGCCTGCGACGGTGCGCGAAGCTCTTGGCGGCCATCCTGCTGGGTGTGGCCCTGCTGTGGGCGCAGTACGGCTTCCGTTTCCACGCGGATAGTAGTGGCGGCGATGCCTTCAACCTGTCGATGGACGCCAAGGTCGCGGAAGTCACCAAGCCCGCGCTGCGCGGCGTGATCGCCTTCTCTGACGAACTCCATCTGTTGCCGCGCGCCTATCTCTGGGGGCTGGCGGACACGGTGCGCACCGGCATCGAAGGTCGCGGCGGCGCCCTGCACCTTGTCTGGGGCAAGGTGTTCGAAGGACGCACGCCGTGGTTCACCTGGCCTGCCATCCTTGCTGCAAAGATCCCCCTTGCATTGACCGCGCTGGCGCTACTGGGTGTTGTGTTGGCGCTGCGCGCGCCCCTCGCGCCGGCCCCACGATGGATGCTGGCCGCGCTCGCGGCGGGCAGCGTGCTGCATTTCGCCGCGCTCGCCGTTTCGCCTCAGGCCTGGGGCGGCGTGCGTCACGCGACACCGCTGCTGGCGGCCGCAGCCGTGCTCGGTGGCGGTGCGGTGGCGGAAGCCTGGCGGCGGCGATCGCGCCTGTTGATGGGGGTGGTCGCCGCGCTCTTCGTGGCGGCCTTCGCCATGACGATCCGCGAACCGCGCCTGTGGGAGTACCACAACGAACTCGTCGGAGGGACGACGGGCGGCTACCGCGCCTTCCGCAACGAGGGCGTGGACCTGGGCCAGCGCTTCGGCGAGATCCGCGACTTCCACCGTCGCGTCATCGCAGCGACCGGCGAACCGGTGTATCCCGACTACTGGGTGATGGAGCGCCAATGGCGTGCCGCGCACCTCGAGTATCACCGTTTCGTCGAGGATCTCGACGACACCAACGCCGCGGGCGTCTGGGAGGGCTGGTTCGTGTACACCGTCGTGGATGAGCTGCCGTGGCCGCAGTTCGAGTGGGACCCGGCGAAGGTGTTCAAGGACATGGACAAGGTCGCGCAGCTGGGCTACGTCGGTATCTGGCGTGGTCGGCTGACGCGGCCCGAAACGCGCGCGTCGGGTATCGGCGTGAAGGTGATGGAGTACCTGTACGAAGAGAATGGGCAGGACTACGCCCTGGTGGCGCGACGCCTCGAGGAAGTCGCCGTCATACGTCCGCAGAACGTCGGCGTGGGTGTCGAACTGGGCAACGCCTACCTGCGGTTGGGCCGGGGCGACGATGCGTTGCGCGCCTACCGCCGCCTGCTGGAACAGACGCGGGTGAAGCTGGATCGCAAGGTCGAGCGCCAGCTGAGGGATCAGGTCGCCCGCATCCAAGCCGGCGAGGACCCGACGAAAATCCCCCCGATGCGCAATCCGTGGATGGAGTGA
- a CDS encoding M48 family metallopeptidase, with protein MNFFEHQAAARRGSFRMVVLFALAVAGIVLVIDLIVLLLVGLQSEGASSGSLIGLMAVSTLATLAVIGLGSLYRLASLRAGGEAVAQQMGGSEVSDDTQEPSLRRLRNVVEEIAIASGVPVPRVFVLEHEAGINAFAAGYAPADAVVAVTRGALDRLNRDELQGVIAHEFGHILNGDMRLNIRLMGVLFGIMMLGIIGQRILVYGRGSRGKDALPVFAIAGAAALAGFVGLFFGRMIKAGVSRQRELLADASAVQFTRQSAGLAGALKKIAGLSSGSALEDKGKAEEVSHMLFGEGRAYSRLFATHPPLLQRIRLLDPLFGQHQLDELARRWAVAPPDGLLEDQTLRVVPGGPPPLPAATAVLPLTPPMVVAQVATPTPDDYGRARIIAATLPEPLRLLAKQRDHVMPLLLALVIDDAASVAARQRFEIEARLGEAMAARVIQLRETHLRDLHPAHRLPLAALAFPVLRRFPRPELDAFIDTVDAAVHADGKVSLFEYCLARLLQVQVREALSPAQARPFGRRKPHDVRGPLATLLAVVAQAGHDTPMKAQHAYLAGLQRVLPRDHLPYAPPTHGVLALDDVWEPLDALDPLAKQLLVEAVTAAVSHDNQVRVAEAELLRTICGVLHCPLPPMLEKG; from the coding sequence ATGAACTTCTTCGAACACCAGGCCGCGGCGCGGCGCGGCTCGTTCCGCATGGTGGTGTTGTTCGCGCTGGCCGTCGCCGGCATCGTGCTGGTCATCGATCTGATCGTGCTGCTGCTCGTGGGCCTGCAGAGCGAGGGTGCGAGCAGTGGCTCGCTGATCGGTTTGATGGCCGTGTCGACGCTGGCCACGCTGGCGGTGATTGGATTGGGCTCGCTGTATCGTCTGGCTAGCCTGCGCGCCGGTGGCGAGGCGGTCGCGCAGCAGATGGGCGGCAGCGAGGTGTCCGATGACACCCAGGAGCCGTCGCTGCGCCGGTTGCGCAACGTCGTCGAAGAAATCGCGATCGCCTCCGGCGTGCCCGTGCCGAGGGTCTTCGTGCTGGAGCATGAGGCAGGCATCAACGCGTTCGCCGCCGGCTACGCCCCCGCCGATGCGGTGGTGGCCGTCACCCGCGGCGCGCTGGACCGTCTCAATCGCGACGAGTTACAGGGCGTCATCGCGCATGAGTTCGGCCACATCCTCAATGGCGACATGCGCCTGAACATCCGGCTGATGGGCGTGCTGTTCGGCATCATGATGCTGGGCATCATCGGCCAGCGGATCCTCGTCTACGGACGCGGCAGCCGTGGGAAGGATGCCCTGCCGGTATTCGCGATCGCGGGAGCGGCGGCCCTCGCCGGGTTCGTGGGACTGTTCTTCGGCCGAATGATCAAGGCCGGGGTCAGCCGCCAGCGCGAGCTCCTCGCCGATGCGTCCGCGGTGCAGTTCACCCGTCAGTCCGCCGGGCTCGCCGGCGCACTGAAGAAGATCGCCGGGTTGAGCAGCGGCTCCGCGCTGGAGGACAAAGGCAAGGCGGAGGAAGTGAGCCACATGTTGTTCGGCGAAGGCCGCGCCTATTCGCGCCTGTTCGCCACCCATCCCCCGCTGCTCCAGCGCATCCGCCTGCTGGATCCGCTGTTCGGCCAGCACCAGTTGGATGAACTCGCGCGTCGCTGGGCCGTTGCGCCGCCCGATGGACTGCTGGAAGACCAGACCCTGCGCGTGGTGCCGGGCGGACCGCCGCCGTTGCCGGCGGCAACGGCCGTGCTCCCGCTGACGCCGCCGATGGTGGTCGCGCAGGTCGCCACGCCGACGCCCGACGACTACGGCCGCGCGCGCATCATCGCCGCGACGCTGCCCGAGCCGTTGCGGCTGCTGGCGAAGCAGCGCGACCATGTCATGCCGCTGCTGTTGGCACTGGTGATCGATGATGCGGCCAGCGTGGCGGCGCGGCAGCGCTTCGAGATCGAAGCACGCCTGGGCGAAGCCATGGCCGCGCGTGTGATCCAGCTGCGCGAGACGCACCTGCGCGACCTGCATCCTGCGCATCGTCTGCCGTTGGCGGCGCTGGCGTTTCCGGTGCTGCGGCGTTTTCCACGCCCGGAACTGGACGCCTTCATCGACACTGTCGATGCCGCGGTACACGCAGACGGGAAGGTCTCGCTCTTCGAATACTGCTTGGCGCGGTTGCTGCAGGTACAGGTGCGCGAAGCGCTGTCGCCTGCGCAGGCCCGGCCCTTCGGGCGCCGCAAGCCGCACGATGTGCGCGGGCCGCTCGCCACCCTGCTCGCCGTCGTTGCGCAGGCGGGCCACGACACGCCCATGAAGGCGCAACACGCGTATCTGGCCGGGTTGCAGCGCGTGCTGCCGCGCGATCACCTCCCCTATGCGCCGCCGACGCACGGCGTGTTGGCGCTGGATGACGTCTGGGAACCGCTCGATGCGCTGGATCCGCTGGCCAAGCAGTTGTTGGTGGAAGCCGTGACCGCGGCCGTCAGCCATGACAACCAGGTGCGCGTGGCCGAAGCGGAGCTGCTGCGCACGATCTGCGGCGTGCTGCATTGCCCGCTGCCGCCGATGCTCGAAAAGGGCTGA
- a CDS encoding LemA family protein — protein sequence MLFILLLIVGVAVVAVLWGVGIYNGLVTARNAFRNAFAQIDVQLLRRFDLIPNLVETAKGYMSHERETLEAVVAARSAAQAGLSAAKANPGDPEAMAQLAAAQGQLNAGLGRLLAVAEAYPDLKANQNMMQLTEELTSTENKVAFARQAYNDAVMAYNNRREVFPSSLLAGAFNFAPAALLDVPAEKAAQVHEAPKVQF from the coding sequence ATGTTGTTCATCCTGCTTCTGATTGTGGGTGTGGCGGTCGTCGCAGTTCTGTGGGGCGTGGGCATCTACAACGGGCTGGTGACCGCCCGGAATGCGTTCAGGAATGCATTCGCCCAGATCGACGTGCAACTTCTGCGCCGTTTCGACCTGATCCCCAACCTCGTGGAGACCGCCAAGGGCTACATGAGCCATGAACGGGAGACGCTGGAGGCTGTCGTGGCGGCGCGTTCAGCCGCACAAGCCGGTCTTTCGGCGGCGAAGGCCAACCCGGGCGATCCCGAGGCCATGGCGCAGCTGGCTGCCGCGCAGGGTCAGCTGAATGCGGGATTGGGGCGTCTGCTTGCCGTGGCGGAGGCCTACCCGGACCTGAAGGCCAACCAGAACATGATGCAGCTGACCGAAGAGTTGACCTCCACCGAGAACAAGGTGGCGTTCGCGCGGCAGGCCTACAACGACGCGGTGATGGCGTACAACAACAGGCGCGAGGTGTTTCCCTCCAGTCTGTTGGCTGGCGCGTTCAACTTCGCACCGGCGGCGCTATTGGATGTACCCGCGGAGAAAGCCGCACAGGTGCACGAAGCACCGAAAGTGCAGTTCTGA
- a CDS encoding serine hydrolase domain-containing protein yields MKDKASRRRLRSTFRIGLVGLLLPLTLSSTAQTPLRWTSPARADAPAPTTVPTTAHYGSPTQPRPYLASLSDQKVQPLAVGFDVAAFETMAEHLTVGQRVPGLAMAIVHNGRVLSARGYGVTDVAAPQPVDAHTVFRLASLSKAFASTLTGLMVQDGSLRWDSKVSQYVPGFQLSDANATSHVTVADVLSHSVGLQAHNAFDRDIEANGEYYDVARKLAYAPLKCAPGDCYAYQNVAFSLIGDVVFAASGTFYDQAVDRRIFKPLGMNDASMGLAGIQASTRWARPHVRSRNGWVSSTPKPTYYRLPPAAGVNASASDLAQWLIAQTGHRPDVLPAPLLATLHAPVVTTPGEMRGGWRRERVHSASYALGWRVFDYAGHEVVFHAGAVQGYRGLVALVPGQDLGIALVWNSDSSLPSGLLPTILDRAMGLPGQPWVETPADYDLMLAESPGASPTDAAKDGGTSSQRGTASPR; encoded by the coding sequence ATGAAAGACAAGGCAAGCCGTCGGCGGCTGCGCTCCACCTTCCGGATCGGTCTGGTCGGTCTGCTGCTGCCGCTGACGCTGTCGTCGACGGCGCAGACCCCGTTGCGCTGGACGTCACCCGCGCGCGCCGACGCACCGGCGCCCACCACGGTGCCGACGACCGCGCATTACGGCTCGCCCACGCAGCCGCGCCCTTACCTCGCTTCGCTGTCGGACCAGAAGGTTCAGCCGCTGGCGGTCGGCTTCGATGTCGCCGCGTTCGAGACCATGGCCGAGCACCTGACGGTGGGCCAGCGTGTGCCCGGCCTGGCGATGGCGATCGTGCATAACGGCCGGGTGCTGAGCGCGCGCGGCTACGGCGTCACCGACGTGGCGGCACCGCAGCCGGTCGATGCGCACACCGTGTTCCGCCTGGCATCGCTGTCGAAGGCATTCGCCAGCACGCTGACGGGCCTAATGGTGCAGGACGGCTCGCTGCGCTGGGACAGCAAGGTCAGCCAGTACGTGCCCGGTTTCCAGCTCAGCGACGCGAATGCCACCTCGCACGTGACCGTGGCGGACGTGCTGAGCCACAGCGTCGGCCTGCAGGCGCACAACGCGTTCGATCGCGACATCGAAGCCAATGGCGAGTACTACGACGTCGCCCGCAAGCTCGCCTACGCGCCGCTGAAGTGCGCGCCCGGCGACTGCTATGCCTACCAGAACGTCGCCTTCAGCCTGATCGGCGACGTGGTGTTCGCCGCGTCGGGCACCTTCTACGACCAGGCCGTGGATCGCCGCATCTTCAAGCCGCTGGGCATGAACGACGCCAGCATGGGCTTGGCCGGCATCCAGGCGAGCACGCGCTGGGCACGTCCGCACGTGCGCAGCCGCAATGGCTGGGTGTCGTCCACGCCGAAGCCGACCTACTACCGTTTGCCGCCTGCGGCCGGCGTCAATGCCAGCGCCAGCGATCTGGCGCAGTGGTTGATCGCGCAGACCGGCCATCGTCCCGACGTGCTGCCGGCGCCGCTGCTGGCGACGCTGCACGCGCCCGTGGTGACCACGCCGGGCGAAATGCGCGGCGGTTGGCGTCGCGAGCGCGTCCATTCGGCCAGTTACGCACTGGGCTGGCGCGTGTTCGATTACGCGGGCCATGAAGTCGTGTTCCATGCCGGCGCCGTGCAAGGCTATCGCGGCCTGGTCGCACTGGTGCCTGGCCAGGATCTCGGCATCGCGCTGGTCTGGAACAGCGACAGCTCGCTGCCCTCGGGACTGCTGCCGACCATCCTCGATCGCGCGATGGGCCTGCCCGGCCAGCCATGGGTCGAAACGCCGGCCGACTACGACCTTATGCTTGCGGAATCGCCGGGGGCATCGCCGACCGACGCGGCGAAGGACGGCGGCACCTCATCGCAGCGCGGCACGGCGTCGCCGCGCTGA
- a CDS encoding SRPBCC family protein: MKFIKWVLAVIVGIGLVLTVGGLLLPSATHVERSTVIARSPEQVFATLDSFERFNAWSPWAEYDPQAKYTFEGPARGVGARMRWVGNRSVGSGSQEITASEPHHRIVVALDFDGSQANASYLLAPEGQGTRVTWAFDSEHGMNPFKRWLGLLFDKMIGADYEKGLAKLKAMEEGAQP; encoded by the coding sequence ATGAAGTTCATCAAGTGGGTGCTGGCCGTCATCGTCGGCATCGGGTTGGTACTGACCGTCGGCGGCCTGCTGCTGCCGTCGGCGACGCATGTCGAGCGCAGCACCGTGATCGCACGCAGTCCCGAGCAGGTGTTCGCCACGCTGGATTCGTTCGAACGCTTCAATGCCTGGTCGCCGTGGGCCGAGTACGACCCGCAGGCGAAGTACACGTTCGAAGGGCCCGCCCGCGGCGTCGGGGCGAGGATGCGCTGGGTGGGCAACCGCTCCGTCGGCAGCGGCAGCCAGGAAATCACGGCCAGCGAGCCGCACCATCGCATCGTGGTAGCGCTGGACTTCGATGGCAGCCAGGCGAACGCGAGCTATCTGTTGGCGCCTGAGGGGCAGGGCACGCGGGTCACGTGGGCATTCGACAGCGAGCACGGCATGAACCCGTTCAAGCGTTGGCTCGGCCTGCTGTTCGACAAGATGATCGGTGCGGACTACGAGAAGGGCCTCGCCAAGCTCAAGGCGATGGAAGAGGGCGCGCAGCCCTGA
- a CDS encoding histone: MATKKAAKKKPAAKKAAKKATKKSAAKKTVKKAAKKVAKKVAKAKKAVKKVAKKAAKKVAKKVAKKPAKKAAKKSVKKAAKKVAKKPAKKAAKKTAKKATKKAAKKVAKKPAKKAAKKAAKKPAKKAAKKSKKKAAPVALPATPAPLI; this comes from the coding sequence ATGGCAACGAAGAAAGCTGCGAAGAAAAAGCCGGCCGCCAAAAAGGCCGCCAAGAAGGCCACCAAGAAGTCTGCTGCCAAGAAGACCGTGAAGAAGGCAGCCAAGAAGGTCGCCAAGAAGGTCGCCAAGGCCAAGAAGGCGGTGAAGAAGGTCGCCAAGAAGGCCGCTAAGAAGGTAGCCAAGAAGGTCGCCAAGAAGCCGGCGAAGAAGGCCGCCAAGAAGTCCGTGAAGAAGGCTGCCAAGAAGGTCGCCAAGAAGCCTGCTAAGAAGGCTGCCAAGAAGACCGCGAAGAAGGCCACGAAGAAGGCCGCCAAGAAAGTAGCCAAGAAGCCGGCCAAGAAGGCTGCGAAGAAGGCTGCCAAGAAGCCCGCCAAGAAGGCTGCCAAGAAGTCCAAGAAGAAAGCGGCCCCGGTCGCGCTGCCGGCAACCCCGGCTCCGCTGATCTAA